A DNA window from Arachis duranensis cultivar V14167 chromosome 3, aradu.V14167.gnm2.J7QH, whole genome shotgun sequence contains the following coding sequences:
- the LOC110279279 gene encoding LOW QUALITY PROTEIN: D-3-phosphoglycerate dehydrogenase 2, chloroplastic (The sequence of the model RefSeq protein was modified relative to this genomic sequence to represent the inferred CDS: inserted 4 bases in 4 codons; deleted 1 base in 1 codon) has product MVYMEVVALGSNCVGIGVVLCMARMAHKALGMVTKQVFEAFQGRLKVVGRVGVGIVNVXLQAATKYRCLVVNAPTANTIAATKHAXALLAAIARNIPQADASIKAGKWQRNKYVGVSMVGKTLAVMGKTLAFEKVGSKVARRAKGLKMNVIAHDPYAPVNRVCAVGVKLVSFDMAIAAADFISLHMLLIATTKKIFNDATFAKMKKGVRIINVARGGVIDEDALVKALDAGAVVQAALDVFVEDPPPRDNMLVKHEHVVVTSHLEASTKEVQEGVAIEIVEVVVGALRGKLSATAMNAPMVAPKVLLELAPYXKSIVNIVNVDFTAKEKGLRISEERISVDSXAKLPLDSIQVQISNVESKFGRQRFSRTSPSGATRIALLPSSPSSQSPLRRFRRASAPFIAIVAVLSPPHRFMSLYSSSGGAASSSGHHQHQHQHHQVVEEVSVQRVKKEEVNAKISAWQNNKIAMINNRFKRKDAVIEGWESEQV; this is encoded by the exons atggtgtatatggaggtggtggctctTGGGAGTAACTgtgttggaattggggtggttctgtGTATGGCTCGTATGGCTCATAAGGCTCTTGGTATG GTGACCAAGCAGGTCTTCGAAGCTTTCCAAGGAAGGCTGAAGGTTGTCGGCAGAGTAGGTGTCGGCATTGTCAATG ATCTTCAAGCTGCAACCAAGTACCGCTGCCTTGTAGTCAACGCCCCCACCGCCAACACCATTGCGGCTACTAAGCATG GTGCTCTCCTTGCTGCAATAGCAAGGAACATTCCCCAAGCCGATGCCTCCATCAAAGCCG GgaaatggcaaagaaacaaGTATGTGGGAGTATCGATGGTTGGGAAGACGTTAGCAGTGATGGGGAAGACATTAGCG TTTGAAAAAGTTGGATCTAAGGTGGCGAGGCGAGCGAAAGGGTTGAAAATGAATGTGATTGCACATGATCCTTATGCCCCGGTGAATAGGGTCTGTGCTGTTGGGGTGAAATTGGTATCATTTGATATGGCCATCGCCGCCGCAGACTTCATCTCTTTGCACATGTTGCTTATTGCAACTACTAAGAAGATCTTCAATGACGCCACTTTTGCAAAGATGAAGAAAGGAGTCCGCATCATCAATGTTGCTAGAGGTGGTGTAATCGATGAAGATGCCTTGGTCAAAGCCCTTGACGCCGGAGCAGTTGTCCAGGCCGCACTCGACGTCTTCGTGGAGGATCCCCCACCGAGAGATAACATGCTAGTGAAACACGAA CACGTAGTGGTGACGTCTCATTTGGAAGCCAGCACAAAAGAGGTACAGGAGGGTGTGGCAATTGAGATAGTAGAGGTTGTTGTTGGAGCACTGAGGGGGAAGCTGTCGGCAACTGCAATGAATGCTCCCATGGTTGCTCCTAAGGTGTTGTTAGAGCTGGCTCCAT CAAAATCAATTGTCAACATTGTGAATGTGGACTTCACCGCCAAGGAGAAGGGGCTCCGCATAAGCGAGGAGAGGATATCGGTTGACT TTGCGAAGCTGCCCCTGGATTCCATTCAGGTTCAGATCTCAAATGTCGAGTCCAAATTCGGTAGACA GAGATTCTCTCGCACGAGCCCTTCCGGCGCTACTCGCATCGCATTGCTCCCTTCGTCACCATCGTCGCAGAGCCCTCTCCGCCGCTTTCGTCGCGCGTCTGCCCCCTTCATCGCCATCGTCGCAGTGCTCTCTCCGCCACACAG GTTCATGAGTTTATATTCTAGTAGTGGTGGTGCAGCTTCTAGTAGTGGtcatcatcaacatcaacatcaacatcatcaAGTAGTTGAAGAGGTTTCAGTGCAAAGggtgaagaaggaggaggttaATGCAAAGATATCAGCATGGCAGAACAATAAGATTGCAATGATTAACAACagattcaagagaaaagatgcTGTCATCGAAGGCTGGGAGAGTGAGCAGGTTTAG